In one Acomys russatus chromosome X, mAcoRus1.1, whole genome shotgun sequence genomic region, the following are encoded:
- the LOC127185047 gene encoding RNA polymerase-associated protein LEO1-like isoform X1 encodes MSDLEDLFGSEAESKAEFELKESDPGSDSDSEQENLASGSKASATGSESAQDERGDSGQLRKEELFGDNSEEEGTSLHSGRDNHSEQSDNTSEASEHSDQEDNKPSDVDQHSGSEANNDDTDDQEQEQGSDEDKLQNSDDEEKNMQNTVDEWAHLFDDDSQQLSEEKKENSDDERPVVSDDDDWKQNSDDEDRPQAFNEKMQNSDDERPQVSDDERRHSDDDKEQDQKSESTRGSDSEDGVLRMKRKNAIRSVSEADSDSKVPKENSGTMDLFGDVIVISSGSDGEDKPPTPGQSVDENALPQDQQEEEPIPETRIEVEIPKLNTDLGNYLYFVKLPNFLSVEPRPFDPQYYEDEFEEEEILDEEGRTRLKLKGENTIRWRIHRDEEGNEIKQSNARIVKWSDGSMSLHVGNEVFDVYKAPLQGYHNHLFIRQGAELQGQAVFNTKLTFRPHSTDSATHRKMTLSLAKRCTETPKIKILPMVGRDPEYQRTNMIKKEHACLRASIRRESQQRQMRKKQHQRGVSTSYREPSQHNKEEEGKESVSLAASHKGGTHEEPARIYSSNSDEGSEEDKAQRLLKAKKLNSDEEGASSGKRKAEDDGKGNKVHKSM; translated from the coding sequence ATGTCGGACTTAGAGGATCTCTTCGGGAGCGAAGCCGAGAGCAAGGCTGAGTTCGAGCTCAAAGAGTCTGATCCTGGGTCTGACTCAGACTCTGAACAGGAGAACCTTGCATCCGGCAGCAAAGCCTCCGCCACCGGCAGCGAGAGTGCTCAAGATGAAAGAGGTGATTCAGGACAGCTCCGTAAGGAGGAACTGTTTGGAGATAACAGTGAAGAGGAGGGGACCTCTCTTCACAGTGGCAGGGACAATCACTCCGAACAATCAGACAATACTTCAGAGGCTTCTGAGCACTCTGACCAGGAGGACAACAAGCCGTCTGACGTAGATCAGCACAGTGGCTCTGAAGCCAACAACGATGATACCGATGACCAGGAGCAGGAGCAAGGGTCTGATGAGGATAAGCTACAGAACTCAGACGATGAGGAGAAGAATATGCAGAACACAGTTGATGAGTGGGCCCACCTTTTTGATGATGACAGTCAACAGCTgtctgaggagaaaaaggagaattcTGATGATGAGCGCCCTGTAGTTTCTGACGATGATGACTGGAAGCAGAATTCAGACGATGAGGACAGGCCACAGGCGTTCAATGAGAAAATGCAAAACTCTGATGATGAAAGGCCACAAGTCTCGGATGATGAGAGAAGGCATTCAGATGATGATAAGGAGCAGGACCAGAAGTCAGAATCCACAAGAGGCAGTGACAGTGAAGATGGGGTTTTACGAATGAAGCGCAAGAATGCAATTCGATCTGTTTCAGAAGCGGATAGTGACAGCAAGGTGCCCAAAGAAAATAGTGGGACTATGGATCTGTTTGGAGATGTAATTGTCATATCTTCAGGGAGTGATGGGGAAGATAAGCCCCCTACTCCAGGACAGTCTGTGGATGAAAATGCCTTGCCTCAGGatcagcaggaggaggagccaaTACCTGAAACCAGAATAGAAGTAGAAATCCCCAAATTAAACACTGACCTAGGAAACTACTTATATTTTGTTAAACTGCCCAACTTCCTCAGTGTAGAGCCCAGGCCTTTTGATCCTCAGTATTATGAagatgaatttgaagaagaggaGATATTGGATGAAGAAGGGAGAACCAGGTTAAAATTGAAGGGAGAAAATACTATAAGATGGAGGATACAcagagatgaagaaggaaatgAGATTAAACAAAGCAATGCTCGGATAGTCAAGTGGTCAGATGGAAGCATGTCTTTACATGTAGGCAATGAAGTGTTTGATGTGTACAAAGCCCCACTGCAGGGTTACCATAACCATCTTTTCATAAGACAAGGTGCTGAGCTGCAGGGGCAGGCTGTCTTTAATACAAAGCTCACCTTCAGACCTCACTCTACAGACAGTGCCACACACAGGAAGATGACTCTGTCACTTGCAAAGAGATGTACAGAGACACCAAAGATCAAAATATTACCCATGGTGGGCCGTGACCCTGAGTACCAGCGCACAAACATGATTAAGAAAGAACATGCGTGCCTGAGGGCCTCCATTAGGAGGGAGTCACAGCAGCGACAAATGAGAAAGAAGCAGCACCAGCGGGGCGTGAGCACCAGCTACCGGGAGCCTTCTCAACACaacaaggaggaggaaggcaaggagTCCGTCAGCCTGGCAGCCAGCCACAAAGGAGGCACTCACGAGGAACCGGCCAGAATCTACTCTTCAAACAGTGATGAGGGCTCAGAAGAAGACAAGGCTCAAAGATTACTCAAAGCAAAGAAACTCAACAGTGATGAGGAAGGTGCATCTTCTGGAAAGAGGAAAGCAGAAGATGATGGTAAAGGAAACAAAGTGCATAAAAGTATGTGA
- the LOC127185047 gene encoding RNA polymerase-associated protein LEO1-like isoform X2 produces MSDLEDLFGSEAESKAEFELKESDPGSDSDSEQENLASGSKASATGSESAQDERGDSGQLRKEELFGDNSEEEGTSLHSGRDNHSEQSDNTSEASEHSDQEDNKPSDVDQHSGSEANNDDTDDQEQEQGSDEDKLQNSDDEEKNMQNTVDEWAHLFDDDSQQLSEEKKENSDDERPVVSDDDDWKQNSDDEDRPQAFNEKMQNSDDERPQVSDDERRHSDDDKEQDQKSESTRGSDSEDGVLRMKRKNAIRSVSEADSDSKVPKENSGTMDLFGDVIVISSGSDGEDKPPTPGQSVDENALPQDQQEEEPIPETRIEVEIPKLNTDLGNYLYFVKLPNFLSVEPSMSLHVGNEVFDVYKAPLQGYHNHLFIRQGAELQGQAVFNTKLTFRPHSTDSATHRKMTLSLAKRCTETPKIKILPMVGRDPEYQRTNMIKKEHACLRASIRRESQQRQMRKKQHQRGVSTSYREPSQHNKEEEGKESVSLAASHKGGTHEEPARIYSSNSDEGSEEDKAQRLLKAKKLNSDEEGASSGKRKAEDDGKGNKVHKSM; encoded by the exons ATGTCGGACTTAGAGGATCTCTTCGGGAGCGAAGCCGAGAGCAAGGCTGAGTTCGAGCTCAAAGAGTCTGATCCTGGGTCTGACTCAGACTCTGAACAGGAGAACCTTGCATCCGGCAGCAAAGCCTCCGCCACCGGCAGCGAGAGTGCTCAAGATGAAAGAGGTGATTCAGGACAGCTCCGTAAGGAGGAACTGTTTGGAGATAACAGTGAAGAGGAGGGGACCTCTCTTCACAGTGGCAGGGACAATCACTCCGAACAATCAGACAATACTTCAGAGGCTTCTGAGCACTCTGACCAGGAGGACAACAAGCCGTCTGACGTAGATCAGCACAGTGGCTCTGAAGCCAACAACGATGATACCGATGACCAGGAGCAGGAGCAAGGGTCTGATGAGGATAAGCTACAGAACTCAGACGATGAGGAGAAGAATATGCAGAACACAGTTGATGAGTGGGCCCACCTTTTTGATGATGACAGTCAACAGCTgtctgaggagaaaaaggagaattcTGATGATGAGCGCCCTGTAGTTTCTGACGATGATGACTGGAAGCAGAATTCAGACGATGAGGACAGGCCACAGGCGTTCAATGAGAAAATGCAAAACTCTGATGATGAAAGGCCACAAGTCTCGGATGATGAGAGAAGGCATTCAGATGATGATAAGGAGCAGGACCAGAAGTCAGAATCCACAAGAGGCAGTGACAGTGAAGATGGGGTTTTACGAATGAAGCGCAAGAATGCAATTCGATCTGTTTCAGAAGCGGATAGTGACAGCAAGGTGCCCAAAGAAAATAGTGGGACTATGGATCTGTTTGGAGATGTAATTGTCATATCTTCAGGGAGTGATGGGGAAGATAAGCCCCCTACTCCAGGACAGTCTGTGGATGAAAATGCCTTGCCTCAGGatcagcaggaggaggagccaaTACCTGAAACCAGAATAGAAGTAGAAATCCCCAAATTAAACACTGACCTAGGAAACTACTTATATTTTGTTAAACTGCCCAACTTCCTCAGTGTAGAGCCCAG CATGTCTTTACATGTAGGCAATGAAGTGTTTGATGTGTACAAAGCCCCACTGCAGGGTTACCATAACCATCTTTTCATAAGACAAGGTGCTGAGCTGCAGGGGCAGGCTGTCTTTAATACAAAGCTCACCTTCAGACCTCACTCTACAGACAGTGCCACACACAGGAAGATGACTCTGTCACTTGCAAAGAGATGTACAGAGACACCAAAGATCAAAATATTACCCATGGTGGGCCGTGACCCTGAGTACCAGCGCACAAACATGATTAAGAAAGAACATGCGTGCCTGAGGGCCTCCATTAGGAGGGAGTCACAGCAGCGACAAATGAGAAAGAAGCAGCACCAGCGGGGCGTGAGCACCAGCTACCGGGAGCCTTCTCAACACaacaaggaggaggaaggcaaggagTCCGTCAGCCTGGCAGCCAGCCACAAAGGAGGCACTCACGAGGAACCGGCCAGAATCTACTCTTCAAACAGTGATGAGGGCTCAGAAGAAGACAAGGCTCAAAGATTACTCAAAGCAAAGAAACTCAACAGTGATGAGGAAGGTGCATCTTCTGGAAAGAGGAAAGCAGAAGATGATGGTAAAGGAAACAAAGTGCATAAAAGTATGTGA